A region of the Equus quagga isolate Etosha38 chromosome 11, UCLA_HA_Equagga_1.0, whole genome shotgun sequence genome:
GCTCCACATCACGGAGTGCCTGGGGCTCAGCGTCCTCGTgcgtaaaatgggaataacaaaaGTACCTAACTTATGGCATAgttgagaagattaaaattaGCGAAGCCACACAAATGCTTTAAAGAGTTTGGCATAAAGTAAAtcctcagtaaatgtcagctgtgatgttatgatgatgataatgactgataatgaaaataatgacaaCAGAAAAATACAACTACACAAAACCTAAACTgactgtttccattttaaaatgtactttaagaTATGAGTacacttaagaaaatatatactttagATGTGGAATTTCAGGATGGCTCTTCTATATTAGTTTAATGTAACTTCATTTTGAAAGTGTTCAAGTATGATCATAGCAATCAGACTTTGCCTAAAATTTTCAATCCAAAAAAATCTACgtgtgaaaaaataatatttaaaaatcctaaCATGATAATATGTAGAGGTCTTCCTCTCAAGGCCCAGaagtacattaaaataaatttacttactgtacataaataaaagctttaaaaatctgagtatgctgttttaaaatgtttcatatggggaaaaaaattagaatctcTGACATTTTAATATGGTGTTATTCTTCATCAGCCATGGACTGAAATCTCAGGGCGAGAAAAGGGCCAGAGCAGTGCTGAAAGGTCTCAAATATCAAACTATACTATGTCAGTGCCTTAAGTTCAATTAGCACCTTTCAATGACAGAAAAGGTTACCGTCAGACTCAGAGGTGCACCCACTGAAACTGCTTCAAACCACCATAGAAATGTGGTTTTGATAACTCAAAATGGTTTCTATTCTTAAATTAAtccatttcatctctttttctggaaGACGGAGAGGGAGGGTGGTGGTATTCATTTTCAGTGCCTCTCCCAGGAAAAACAGGGAGGGGGACACGGGAAGAATCACAAACTTCAAGAGTAAAATGGCGTGTCACCAAAGCAGATACTACTCTGCGGTGCCACAGCAAAATGAGGTGACAGCAATGTCTGCAAAGTCTTCAAACCTCTTCAAAGCAATCAAAGTTGCTCGCACTGCTTTTGAATATGTGatgcttgtttattttctcccactcGAGTTCAAACTAAACGATGCCAAGTTCAGCTCCATGTACAATTTAATGAATGTTCAATGTCCCCCACTTGAAAACACACCTAACCATAAAATGCAGTCTTACATATACTGCAGTTACATCCACCATTGCATCTCACCCATCTCCAGAACAGATGTGCAAAAGACCATGTCATGTCTTAGCTCACGGGGAAAAATGCAGGAGAGACGCAGGTACACTGCAACGTCATCCACTCCTCATGGTGTCGATTTCATCCCCCTAGTAACCATTGTAATAAAATCCCCCAACTGTATTTCTGAACACAATTAGTTTAAGATACTCTGCAGGGAGACACACTGTAAGAGTTTAGAATACGTAAGAGTAATAcccatttgaaaaagaaactgtCATGACTATATTCTCACTAAAATAACAAGGTGTTTGATAGAGGTTTGTTGAGCTCTTCAATGAGAACACTCAAAACGTCTTCTACTTTTGACAGCACGCTTctctatttatttcttaaatgagtGATCTGAAATATTTACAACCAGACAGTACCTAATTTTAGGTTTTAAGTGCTTTAACAGCTCCATGAAATATGATCAGCAGCTGCAATACAGAACTATGGTGAATAAACGCCTTATAAAGGGGGGCCTGTTTTTACTGAATGTTTAGTGTTCCTGCATTtaactaatagaaaaaaaaagatcatgataaaacataataaatacttGCACTCTTAAATTACTTAACACTTCACTAAGTCTTGAAAAGGATTATCTCCCCTCTTCTTAAATTCTCTATAAAAAGTGAGAGGTTCCACTGGGTTaattaagtttaattttaatatttgaaagttaaaatgTGGACTTTCCACAATCCTAACTTTTTGTAAcaatagttatattttttctatcattttactttACTAAAACTTCTGAGTAATTTCATGTCAgtgcatacatttttttaaatgaaataccaagccacataaatgtatttttagacACGGCATCAGTCATTTAGAGCTTGCAACAGAGATTGAAAACATGAAACTGGACACTCTCCTTCTCGTGGCtatgtaaaatttatttacacCCCAAAtcacaatataaataaaaaggaaattcttagaaatggagaacttgtttttcttttttttttcagctcaaagcaattattttacaagaaaaaataaattgtagcaGAATGACAAACTACTCATCTTCCAGTCTCCCTTCAAAAAACAAACTCTGATGAAAAGACAATTTTTTCCAACTAGCTTCTACAAATCTGCTAGAATGCAGCATCTGTATTTCTTAATAAGAATAATGATTGTTCTTGAActaatttctttttatacaaatcttagggatttttttaaatttttaaacttgaACATggtacttaaaataaatattagctgtgaatatatacatatacataaagcttttcattttgtaaagGAAAAACTAAGTTTCTAATGTCCAATAAAATACTTtaacaaaagagagaataacCAAGTAagtctttttatttcagttatcaTTGTGAAACAACCTCAATTATGATGGCCTTAAAATGTTCAAGTCTACTATTTTCAAGTAattgagaaaggagaacaagCTTTTGAAAACTACACTGATTTTAGACCTCCACTTACCATGAAGGACAAGGATATATCCCTAATAATCACAAAAAAGAGACAGTTTCCAGATAATCTAATGATGTTACTTTCAAAGCTGTAACGTCAAAGGTTTTAACCTTGTGCAGTCATTGCTAAAACTTGGTTTAACTCTGAATGACTTACAACTTTTAATCGGGTGAAACAAACTATTTTTATGGTTTATAGTAACAATAAAAATGGATGTAGTTATATCTGCCTTTGGTATTGTTGCCATAAAAATCAGATTCCGGCAGTCTAGCTCCACAGAAAACAGTCAGTCTCTTGTTACAACTGCTACTTAggataatgttattttaaaaaatacacaaatgccTTTGAACGCAGTCTCCTGAAACGCACCATACCAAAgatcatatattttgttttaggaTTCCCTCCTCACTCCCCTTCGTAATTTTTGGTTCTTCAGCTATAAACTGGCCagaaatctttcaaaaattttttaaaaggcaacgTTTCCGTTTAAGGAGTCCTACCTGGGAAAGGTTATCGAGTATAGCCTTGTCCCGAggttctaaaaacaaaaacaacccaacaaacaaaaagccatCGTCAGCTTTCAATACTGTCAGTCACCTACGTGTAAATGAAACTTCAGAGGCTGTCGCGGGGGAGCCCGCGGTCGCTCAGCTCCCAGGGCTCCCACCTGGGTCCCGCAGGAGCCCGCGCGGAAACTGACAGACGCCCGAGGGCGCAAAAAGTGGCCGCTGACGAGAAGAGGAACAAAATGCCATATTGGAGAAGGTATGTTTCGCTCCGGCAATTACGTTGATCCCAAGGTGCCAAGCCAAAAGGggtaagggagaaagaaaactgtTAAGTATGAGCTCTTAATGTGAAACCTAACCTGTTGGTTCTCTTAGGTATCAGATTTTGGAAGTGTCTGTAATGACAGCCAGGAAAGCAAATTAATGGCCAACGGCCCACTGGGTTTGAACACGAAACTCCTGTTACCTACTCACAGATCAACTACACAGCACACACGCACACGGAGGTGCTCCACGTGGAACCGCTCTGAAACCAAAACACACGCCCGTCCCTATTCTGCACCTCGCAGCCCTCGGGTTAGGATTCATGAATGACCGCCTGCCGGCTCGGCGGAGCAGGGGAGAGGCGCAGGGGGCGCGCGGAGAAGCCCGTCTCCAAACAGCACCCTTCCACACACGCGCTTGCCAAAGCCCAAACCCCAGCAGCCttcaagagaagggaaagggaggtGGTCGTGAGGGGAGGCGCTGCCACTCCAACCGGAGAAGAAGCGACAAAAATTAAACTGCGCTCTGCTCCGGTTTCCCCAGCGCTCTGCCACGGGCCTCGGTCCGCGAATTCCCTGCCAGCTCCAGGCCGTTCCGAATAATGTATccacaaaaagaaatatctttaaagtactgCTAAACGAAAGTGCTCGCTGCTGCGTGGCGCAAAATAAAACAAGCACACGCACGGTCTGCTTTCCAGCCCCGCGTAACGACGCCGAAGCAGCGGGCCGTTTCCGTGCCACTGCACCCCCGACCCAGCAGGCTTGGGACGAGAGAAACCTGCTCTCCTAGCCAGGTCCCTTGGTTCGGAGAAGTTATAATCCCTCCATGGCATCCGCGACCCGAGCCAATGAACGCGACTGCTCTGACACGGCGCCTCTGATTTCACGGACCCTGGCGCGCTGCGGGAGACACCCGGGCCACGCTACACGAAGCTATGGAAGCGGGACGGCCGCCGTTCAAAGCCCGGCGCGGGCCGCGGGATGAGAGCACCGGCATGCACCCAGCACCACGAAAGCCCAGGCGCCGGGCCTCCATGGGACCCGGTCAGCATCCTCGCGCCTGGCTGATCGAGGGAGTCATCGCAAAGTAATAAATGTCACAGGGGGATggaggggaggccctggggctcGCGCCGCGGAGAGGCGGGGGCGGAGTGCCGAAGCGGAGCTGCGCACCGGGTTCGGCGCGGGCTCCACCGCGGCCCCCCGAGGGGCACGCAGGCTCCGCGGGGACCCTCAGGGCCGGGGGCGTCCTGCAGGGCAGAGCGCACGGCTGCAGTCCCAGATGCCGGGCCCTCGGGCGGGCGGCATACCGCCTCGGGGCGCCCGCAGGGAGTCGGCGCTCCCACACCGTCCCGCCGCGCGTCCTCGGTCCCCCGCGCTCGGCGCCCCGGCGGACCCGCGCACGCTTTCCCGGGCGAGGGTGCGGGCTCCCTCCAAGCCGCGGCCCCGCGGGCCCCGGGGCGGCGGTCCGAAGAAGGGCCACTCACCTCCTGCCGCCCGGACCGCCGCGGGATCCCGAAGTTCAAGCGCCCGTCCCAGCCGCGGATCCGCGCGTCGGTATTCAGATATTTATTCTCGTTCCTTCCAGTGTCGAAGTTTCCCCTTCGCGCTGTGCCTCTGGTGAAAACAGGACATCCCCTTCGGCCACCCCCCAACAAATAGCGTACACAAGTGGGGGAGAAACGGGGCGGGGGAGAAGCCGGCTccgagggggaggaggaaaggcgAGGAGCCAAAACTCCGGGCTGACGACAGGAAAaaccaggaggaaagaaaaggcgAGCGCGcccagccgccgccgccggcccTGCGCAGCCTTCCCCAAAGCTCTGTCCCCTCCGCCAGGGGAGCGACAACTTCACGTGGCCGCCCCGAAGTTTTGCGCGGAGGCCGGGAGCGCCGGGCGTGCGCCCCGCGGCGGCGACCTCGCCCTGCGCGCCGGGGGGGCGGGGGACGCCGCCGGCGCCCGAGGCCACTGGGGGCGGCCGGGGACCTCGGGGCAGGCGGCGGGGGGCGGCGGCGCGCAGGGGACCGGCTCCTTTTTATTCGACCTTGGGGGGCTGCCTCTTGTCATCGTTTGCGGTCCCGCGTGGGGACCGCTCGGGGCCCCGGGTGTCCCCGGTGGCGCCGCGGTAATCTCCGCGCCCTCCGcgccgcccccaccccgcccccaccggCCTGGCGCCGGCCGCTGCCACCTCCTGGCTGGGGGAGGGACCCGCGGCCGCACTCCCCTCCTCGGACCGGGGAACCGCTGCGTGTCCCCACCTGCCTCTGCGGGACAACCCCCAAGTGGTCTCTAACTCCGCCGCTACCCCGTCCCCCGTGTGGGCCACGGCGGGCCCCCTGCCGGACTCGTTCCACTTACCCCAAGGGTGGAGACACAAGGGACTTCGCTACTTGCAACAAcgtaaaataaaaaccaattcaCGCCAGACTGGGGAGCTTTCTTTGAAGGGAGGAAATACCCTTTTCAGGGAAGATGTATGCTGGGAACGAGCAAGCAGTCTGGGGATAGGCTGTGCTGGGGAGGGCCTGGGCCCCTTCCAGCGCTGGGCGCAGGTATAGGCATCCCTCCCAGACGCCCAAAGGTCAGGCGGCGACGACTGACTTCCAAGGCAGCGTCAGAGCTTCCCCAGGCACATTGCTGAAGTGACATTTCATGCGTAAGCCTTCTGCGCCTTATGCACCGGCGTAGGGTTTAACATTCTATATGCACACGAGTGAGTATCACAGCCAGAGGCCccagcaaaggagccaagaaacaAACAATACATTTTGCATCCACTTAATCCCCTCTTCCTAAAACCTATTGTCTATTTTAGGAGCATCTTCTTTCATTGTCACATTGATTATAAgtgttttaatttattgagaatttactgtCAGGCATTACTCTGGTCACTTATGGTATGTATaagttcatttaattttcacagctcTGTGACGGTGATTGAAGCCAGTAAAagagctaaggaaactgaggcccaaaaaaacctaagtaactttcccaaagacAAACCCAGTGGTCTCTAAACACCAACCTGTGATTCAACAAGCAGCTGTCGCACTGCTTTAGAGGTGGCCTGAGGGATTACAAGTTAGCTGGTAAAAATTACTcctattcaaagaaaatttagtttaaatatattatcaaCTAAAGTATATTCTGtaaaaagttcagaaaaagaTTTCACCCTCTACTTCGCCTTGATCTTTATGCAACTGACGTGAACACTAAGttcaaaagcagaaacaaaaagtGAATACTTGTAGTTTCGATTTATTTCTCAATTAGTGGGGCATTATCTGCCATGATTCCCAGGCAATGGAAAAGTTGAGGTTGTAAATTCAAACTGATGAAGGTGCTCATGGGGCTCTCATCACTCACCGTTCTTCCCTGCAGATTTATTTTGAAGGGCTCAGGCACTGCCAGGCATaatgtttccttttctggttCTCAGGGCAGAAAGGGTTCTGGCCATGGGTTTGGTCTAGAGCACATTGTGGCCTGGAGAGGCTGCCAATTAATAGAGGGAAGTAAGAGGGAAATAGCAACAGGCAGGTTTAATTAACTTTGCAGATCTTATTTTCCCCAtattataggtgagaaaactgactCTGAATTTGTAGCAACTTGCTAGTAAATAGCAGACATAAGATCCAAACCTGCGTTTGTGTGACTCCAAAGAGCCCTCTTACCCCGTGAGGCTATTATTACTAGTGGTAGTAGGCAGAAAAATAGTAACTACTTTTAGTACAGTGTATATGTTACAGGAAAAATACGCAATTTAAATGTTTCGCGAATCATTCAGGGTCTAAGAGTGCTCAGTGGCAATAGCAAATATCTTATAAAAATTAAGTACAATGCTGAATTTAGTAGTCACCTCATAAagccacaattttttaaatttcattttggtAGAAAACCTGATGTGTTGGTTTGACCTCTAAATAAAGGTAAGGAGATGTATaatttggataaaataaaaattcatactCATACTTCAGTACAGCAAATGTTCACACAAATATAGCTTTTTAGCATGTTTCTTTACTCCCTTCCAAAATCAAATTTTCAGCAATACTGACCTTGCTTTCAAGTTACTTTGCTCCCACATAATTTTTCGTACATAATCATAAGAATATGTGTACAGAAGTTACCCCCAAAAAACCAGAATTACATCATAATATCAGTTATTCAGCTGCTTCTTACTATGTTTGAATCCATCTAgtcttaaatatacatatattacgtGGATACCACTAGGAACAATACAAAATGTCACATTTTCAGTCCACCTTTGACATAGGAAGTTGAACATaggaaacaaagaattttaagttTGCATAGGCAAAAATGTATTACTTGTTTAAACAAGGCATTATTTCCAGCATTTCTGTTGAATACCACTTTTATAATTATTGCCATATAACCTGTAATattattgagaatatttttctttaaataaactatttttattaaagaagttTATCTGATAAAGGAAACTTTATAATTGTCAAAAATGGAAAGTCAATACAACTTGCCATGAATAGATGACCTTACAAATGAATgtaaattatggaaataaaaatgatttatccTGTACCACCTGAAATTATCTGACAcaacagtttgagaaacactgttttaaAGAGTTACATTCCTTTTGTCCATCCAGCTCCTCAAAACATGTTTTCAAGCCTTCCCTTTCCTTTATGGTAGAGAAATGTGGAGTCCAAGTTACTTTTaggtattactttttaaattttgttattattcAATTGTTGATTTCCTTGCCTAAAATATACTTGAAGTATCTGAAGTTGAagttttccaaattaatttatttttttattgtttttcttactgTCTGTCTTGTGGTAAAATTCAAACAATTCATAAGCACACAATTAAAAACCCAATTACTCTCCTGAGAGAATATACCAGTTTCCCATTGCCCTCCCTCGCCCTTGACTTCCCCCCTCAACACACACTCCATCTTAGGCCTTAACCACCGAAAAAGAAACTTTCCAACTGTTACCATCATGAAGTGGCAGCATCTGTTGGCCCAGGCTGGTACTGCAGCAAAGTTCTACATGGCagtgaagagaagaggaaaaagtagaTCCTTGGGAGAAGTTCGAAGAGCCTGAAAGAACTTGTAGGGAAATGCTGAAGTCTGAAATCTGCTGGAAAATTCTGGAAGTGATTCAGAAACACTAGCAGGTCCCACATGACAGGAATCAGGCCATCAGAATATCCATAAATGTTCAACTTCATCTGAGAAAGGACATTTGTTGTGGGGGGAGAAAAAAGTGACTTTATAGTGAAAATCAGTGGAAATAAAAGATTCATCTATTA
Encoded here:
- the LOC124246657 gene encoding translation initiation factor IF-2; amino-acid sequence: MSQGDGGEALGLAPRRGGGGVPKRSCAPGSARAPPRPPEGHAGSAGTLRAGGVLQGRAHGCSPRCRALGRAAYRLGAPAGSRRSHTVPPRVLGPPRSAPRRTRARFPGRGCGLPPSRGPAGPGAAVRRRATHLLPPGPPRDPEVQAPVPAADPRVGIQIFILVPSSVEVSPSRCASGENRTSPSATPQQIAYTSGGETGRGRSRLRGGGGKARSQNSGLTTGKTRRKEKASAPSRRRRPCAAFPKALSPPPGERQLHVAAPKFCAEAGSAGRAPRGGDLALRAGGAGDAAGARGHWGRPGTSGQAAGGGGAQGTGSFLFDLGGLPLVIVCGPAWGPLGAPGVPGGAAVISAPSAPPPPRPHRPGAGRCHLLAGGGTRGRTPLLGPGNRCVSPPASAGQPPSGL